A genomic stretch from Octopus bimaculoides isolate UCB-OBI-ISO-001 chromosome 15, ASM119413v2, whole genome shotgun sequence includes:
- the LOC106879242 gene encoding protein Son isoform X1, whose product MVKDSPLRLQFPVSSGSQHRAKELQKNSTAQSVYAAGRNGKLDSLDTNSNSDPVFPEDSQQDVNITQVMTERMNAVKKLQKNPHDTQALGSMYRAQKELNRWAQSKQLPGLFTGSTGAKVMTLEELNGPDKKLQAWAKKQQIINAAPVKGGIGMHLLQKMGWREGEGLGKNSKGPTEPIIVNVKIDRKGLTSHGEDPKKSQAVELAKHISGKHPVSALVELSNKLKWGAPIFQQIEERGPDHKKTFKYKVSVNNITYQPTTSSNSKKTGRAKAAIVCLHNLGLLPKEFTV is encoded by the exons ATGGTAAAAGATTCCCCATTAAGGCTTCAATTCCCGGTGTCCAGTGGCAGCCAACATCGTGCTAAAGAACTTCAGAAAAACTCTACAGCTCAGTCGGTGTATGCTGCAGGAAGGAATGGTAAACTCGATTCCTTGGATACAAACTCAAATTCAGACCCAGTATTTCCTGAAGACAGCCAACAG GATGTCAATATAACTCAAGTGATGACTGAACGTATGAATGCTGTGAAGAAACTGCAGAAGAACCCTCATGACACTCAAGCATTAGGCAGCATGTATCGAGCACAGAAAGAG TTGAATCGGTGGGCTCAGTCAAAGCAGTTACCTGGTTTATTTACTGGAAGTACTGGAGCCAAAGTGATGACACTTGAGGAGTTAAATGGACCTGACAAAAAATTACAAGCTTGGGCGAAAAAG CAACAAATAATCAATGCTGCTCCTGTTAAAGGTGGCATAGGTATGCACTTACTACAGAAGATGGGTTGGCGCGAAGGGGAAGGACTCGGCAAGAACAGCAAAGGACCAACAGAACCCATCATTGTCAATGTGAAAATTGACCGCAAAG GTCTCACATCACATGGTGAAGATCCAAAGAAATCTCAAGCTGTAGAACTGGCTAAACACATTTCAG GTAAACATCCTGTCTCTGCTTTGGTTGAACTAAGCAACAAATTAAAGTGGGGTGCTCCGATATTCCAGCAGATTGAAGAGAGGGGCCCCGACCACAAAAAGACTTTTAAATACAAG gttTCTGTCAACAACATCACATACCAACCGACCACTTCAAGCAACAGCAAGAAGACAGGCCGTGCCAAAGCCGCTATTGTTTGTCTTCACAATCTCGGCTTGCTGCCCAAAGAATTCACAGTATAA
- the LOC106879242 gene encoding protein Son isoform X2 gives MVKDSPLRLQFPVSSGSQHRAKELQKNSTAQSVYAAGRNGKLDSLDTNSNSDPVFPEDSQQLNRWAQSKQLPGLFTGSTGAKVMTLEELNGPDKKLQAWAKKQQIINAAPVKGGIGMHLLQKMGWREGEGLGKNSKGPTEPIIVNVKIDRKGLTSHGEDPKKSQAVELAKHISGKHPVSALVELSNKLKWGAPIFQQIEERGPDHKKTFKYKVSVNNITYQPTTSSNSKKTGRAKAAIVCLHNLGLLPKEFTV, from the exons ATGGTAAAAGATTCCCCATTAAGGCTTCAATTCCCGGTGTCCAGTGGCAGCCAACATCGTGCTAAAGAACTTCAGAAAAACTCTACAGCTCAGTCGGTGTATGCTGCAGGAAGGAATGGTAAACTCGATTCCTTGGATACAAACTCAAATTCAGACCCAGTATTTCCTGAAGACAGCCAACAG TTGAATCGGTGGGCTCAGTCAAAGCAGTTACCTGGTTTATTTACTGGAAGTACTGGAGCCAAAGTGATGACACTTGAGGAGTTAAATGGACCTGACAAAAAATTACAAGCTTGGGCGAAAAAG CAACAAATAATCAATGCTGCTCCTGTTAAAGGTGGCATAGGTATGCACTTACTACAGAAGATGGGTTGGCGCGAAGGGGAAGGACTCGGCAAGAACAGCAAAGGACCAACAGAACCCATCATTGTCAATGTGAAAATTGACCGCAAAG GTCTCACATCACATGGTGAAGATCCAAAGAAATCTCAAGCTGTAGAACTGGCTAAACACATTTCAG GTAAACATCCTGTCTCTGCTTTGGTTGAACTAAGCAACAAATTAAAGTGGGGTGCTCCGATATTCCAGCAGATTGAAGAGAGGGGCCCCGACCACAAAAAGACTTTTAAATACAAG gttTCTGTCAACAACATCACATACCAACCGACCACTTCAAGCAACAGCAAGAAGACAGGCCGTGCCAAAGCCGCTATTGTTTGTCTTCACAATCTCGGCTTGCTGCCCAAAGAATTCACAGTATAA